The genomic stretch CCCGAGCGGATGGCCGCGATGAGATCGATGTGCTCCTGCACGTACGGATCGGTTTCCTCGCCTTCGAACTTCCACGCTTTTTCGCCGAGGATGCGGGTGTTGCGGCCGTTGAACTCGAGCACGCCCTTCGTGCCCACGATGCTCTCGCTCACGCGCGAGTAAGTGCCCGGTTCCTGGCGACAATAGCTCGCCGCGCGCAGGCCGCCGCCGAAGTCGAATTCGGCCGCGAAATGGCTGTATCGGTTTCCGTAGGCCGGCATCGGCAGGTCGACCCCGCGACCGCCTTGGGCGACGCTGGAATCGGGCATGCGACCGATCGCCCAGAGGACGACGTCGATGTTGTGCATGTGTTGCTCGACGATGTGGTCGCCGCAGGACCAGACGTAGACGAGCCAGTTGCGGATCTGGTAGGCCATCTCGTCGTGCGGGAGTTCCTTCGCCTTGAGATTGGCGCCGATGTAGCCGTCCTGCAGCCAGTAGCACTGCGCCGCCACGATGTCGCCGATCTGTCCGTCGTGCAGACGCTTCATCCCCTCGAGATAACCGGCTTGGTGGCGACGTTGCGTGCCGGCGACGACACAGAGCTTCTTCTCGTCGGCGACCTTCGCGAGCTCGAGCATCTTGCGCGCGCCGACCGCGTCGACGCACACCGGCTTCTCCATGAAGACGTGCTTGCCGTGCCGCAGCGCCGACTCGAGATGCAACGGTCGAAAAACCGGCGGCGGTGCCATGAGCACGATGTCCACCTCGGGGAGCGAGCAGAGTTTCTCGTGACAATCGAAGCCCGAAAAGCGGTGCTCCGGCGACACCTTCACGCGCTCCTGCATCCAACGCTCGACGTCGCTCTCGGCGAAGCCGTACACGTCGCGGCGCGCCCGACCGGCGAGCCCGCGCGAGATCTGTTCGTGCATCACCTCGAGCCGATCCGGAAACAAGTCCGCGATGGCCACGAGTTCCGTGTGGCGATCGGCCACGAGCGCATCGACGACGGCACCGTAGCCGCGACCACCGCAACCGATCAGGCCGAGGCGGAGTTTGTCGGGCGAAGAGGCGGCGCGCACGGAGCGCTTCGAGAACAGAGCGGCAGCACCGAGAGCGGCGCTGCCGGCGAGAAACTGGCGACGATTGAGCGGGGTCATGACGGACGGCGGAATCGGAGGACTGAGGGGTTGAGCCGCAAGCGCGTGGAGCGCGGGGGGATCGCGACAAGGACCCTCGCAGGCTGTCCGGCCGCCGCGTCACCGCAACCCGGAAGCGAGCCTCTCGCGGAGCGCGTCCGGCTCCGTGACCGGCAACTGGCACGCGAAGTCTTCGCACACGTAGGCGGCCGGCTTTCCGTCCACGAGCCCCATGCCGCGCAACCAGGGCGCACGCTCCGCGAGCCACGCCTGTCCTTCGCTCCCATCGGCCGCGAGCAGCACGGCTCCCGGGAGGAAACGCTCGCGCACGACCGCGAGCAGGGCGACGAAACGCTCGTCCGTGGGCGCGCCCGCGAGCACGATCTGTCGCGGCGGTTGCAGTCGGTCGATCAACGCCGACAACATCGCCGGCATCGCCTGCGGCGTCTGCTTCCAAGAGCCGGCAAACGCCCGCAAGGTGCGCTCCGCCCGCACGAGCAGGGCATCGTCGTGCAACATCCGGCCGAGCCGCAGGAGATTGAGCGCCGCCAGGGAACTCGGTGCCGGCTCGGCGCCGTCGTGATCTTCCTTCATGCGCACGAGCACGCTCGGGTCCTCGCCGGAGGAGGAGAAGTAACCGCCGCCGGACTCGTCGCCGAAGCGATCGTCCATCGCACGCTGCACCTGCTCGGCCCATTGCAACCAGCGGATCTCGAGCGTGGCCTCGTAGAGATCGAGCGCCGCCTGCACGACGCACGCGTAGTCCTCGGCGAATCCCGCCGATCCGGTGCGCTCGCCGGTGCGGCTGCGCAGGAGCACTTTCGTATCCGGATTCCACATACGATCGCGCACGAAGGCCGCCGCGCGCACCGCGGCGGCGACGAGCGCCACGTCGCCGAGAGCGGCTCCGGCGCGCGCGAAGGCGGAGATCATCAGCCCGTTCCACGCGGCCACGATCTTCTCGTCGCGGTGCGGGCGTGGGCGTTTCTCCCGCACGGCGAAGAGCCGTGCACGCGCTTCCGCGAGGGTGGCGCGCACGTCGTCGACCGACCGACCGAAGCGCTCGGACAACGCCGCCGCGTCGTGACGGACGATCAGAGTGTTGAGGTCGACGAACTCGCCCAGCGGATCGGAGCCCTCGGGCGCGTTGCCCCGTTCCTCCACGCCGTAGGCCGCGGCGAAGAGCTCGGCCGTCTCCGAGCCGAGCACACCGCGGATCTCGCCCGCGGTCCAGACGTAGAACGCACCTTCGCCGTGCTCGTGGCCGTCGCCGCCGGGGCGCAGGCTGTCGGCGTCCTCGGCCGCGTAGAACGCACCGTCCGGCGAGGATAGGTCGCGACGCACGTAGGCGAGGGTGTCGCGTATCGCCTCTTCGAATACGCGGTCGCGCGAGACCTGCCACGCCTCGACGAGGTTGCACACGATCTGGCCCTGATCGTAGAGCATCTTCTCGAAATGCGGGATGTGCCAGAAGGCGTCGACGGAGTAGCGGTGGAAACCGCCGCCGAGATGATCGTGGATGCCGCCCGCGATCATGCGGCGGAGCGTCGTCTCCGCGAGTTTGCGCGCCGCGTCGCGCATCTCCGCGTTGCCTTGGCGGTGCGCGGCGTCGTGCACGCGCAGGAGAAACTGCGCCACCGCCGGACGCGGAAACTTCGGTGCACCGCCGAAGCCTCCGTGCGTCTCGTCGAAACTCTCCCAGAAGACGCCGAAGGCCTGCTCGATCGCACCTCCGTCCAGTTCCTCACCCGCCGCGGACTCGGTCGAGCGTCCCGCGTAGTGCCGCAGCACGCCGAACGAGTGCTCGCCCTGCGAGAGCACGCGCGCACGGTCTTCGCGCCACACGCGGGCGAGCGCACGGAGTATGGTGCCGAAACCCGGTCGCCCCTGCCGATCCGACGGCGGAAAATAGGTCCCGCCGTAGAACGGCAGCCGGTCCGGGGTGAGCCACACGCTCATCGGCCAGCCGCCGTGACCGGTCGTCGCCTGCACGAAGGTCATGTAGACCCGGTCGATGTCGGGGCGCTCCTCGCGATCGAGCTTGATCGGGACGAAGTGTTCGTTGAGCAGGGCGGCGAGTTCATCGTTTTCGAAGGACTCGTGCGCCATGACGTGGCACCAGTGACAGGTCGAATACCCGATGGAGAGAAACACCGGCTTGTCCTCGGCCCGGGCGCGGGCAAACGCCTCGTCGCCCCACTCCTGCCAATGCACGGGATTGTCCGCGTGTTGCAGCAGGTAAGGCGAGCTGGCCTCGGAAAGTCGATTGCGTGCAGAGCCGGAAGACATACGCGCACACTACGTGCGCCCGGGAGGTCGTCCACCGCCGACACGGAAAAGCGGGTTGTCTCCGCCGTGCCCGCCGCCTCCAATCCGGCCGATGCAACCACCCGAGAAAGTCGTCGTCCTGTGCAGCGGAGGCATGGACTCCGTCGCCGCGCTCCACGAAGCGCGCGCGCTCGGACACGAGATCCGGATGGTGCTGAGTTTTCACTACGGTTCGAAACACAACGATCGCGAACTCCCTTTCGCCGCCCACCACGCGCGCGCGCTCGGCGTACGCCACGAGATCGTGCGGCTCGACTTCGTGGACCGGCTCTTCTCTTCCGCCCTGCTCGCTTCCGGCGCGGAGATCCCCGAGGGCCACTACGAAGAGGAGAACATGAAGCAGACCGTGGTTCCGTTTCGCAACGGCATCATGCTCTCCATCGCCGCCGGCGTGGCCGAGAGTGCGGAGGCGACCGGCGTGGTCATCGCCGCGCACTCCGGCGACCACGCGATCTACCCGGACTGCCGCGAACCGTTCATGCTCGCGATGGGCGACGCCATCCGGCTCGGCACCTATGCGAGCGTGCGCGTGTTGCGCCCCTTCATCGCCATGACCAAGGGCGAGATCGCCGCCCGCGGCGCCTCACTCGGCGTCGACTTCGCGCAGACGTGGTCCTGCTACAAAGGCGGCGAACTCCACTGCGGCCTCTGTGGCACCTGCGTGGAGCGACGCGAGGCGTTCCAACTCGCCGGTCTCCCAGATCCCACGCGCTACGCCGATCTCGCGCCGTTGCCACCGCGGCCCGGCGTGTAACCAGCAACCGGATACACGACGGCCCGCCCGCTCTCTCGCGTTCGCGTCCGCACCATGCGCGTTTCCGAAATCTTTCACTCCATCCAAGGCGAAGGCTCGCTCACCGGCGTGCCTTCGGTCTTCGTCCGCACGAGCGGGTGCAATCTCCGCTGCACGTGGTGCGACACGCCTTACGCTTCGTGGAAACCCGAGGGCCCGGAGATGTCGGTCGAATCCATCGTCGCCGAAGTGCTACGACACGGCTCGCGCCACGTGGTCCTCACCGGCGGAGAGCCGATGATCGCGCCCGGCATCCGCGATCTCGCCGCGGCGCTCCGTGCCGAGGGCCGACACATCACGATCGAAACCGCCGGCACCGTCCCGCCCGACGGCATCGCGTGCGACCTCGCCTCGCTGAGCCCCAAGCTGGCCAACTCCACTCCGGCCGACGACGACCCGCGCGCCTCGGGCTGGCGCGAGCGCCACGAGCGTCTGCGCCTCCGACCCGCGATCGTGCGCGCGTGGATAGAAGCGATGCGCGGCTCCGGTGGTGATTTCCAACTGAAGTTCGTCGTCGCCGCGCCGGACGACCTCGCAGAGATCGAGGAACTGCTCACCTCGATAGAAGCCGATCTGAAGCCCGCGCAGGTTTTCCTGATGCCGGAAGGTACCTCGATGGAAGCCTTGCGCTCGCGCGGTTCGTGGCTCGTGGACACATGCCTGCAACGCGGCTTCCGCTACGCCCACCGCCTCCACATCGAACTCTTCGGGAACAAGCGCGGCACCTGACCTCGCGCAAAGTGGTGTTGCGTGAGCGAACACCTGCACGCATGCTGCACGGCTTCAACACACACCCAACGCCATGCGACACACCACCTCCTCGACCGCGCGCCCCTTCCTTCTCGCCTGCGCTTGTGCGCTCCTCGCCGCACCGCTCTCCCTCCGCGCCGACGACGTCACCGACACGATCGACGAAGCACTGAAGGCGTACAAGGACAAAGACTACGTCACCGCCGCACAATCGCTCGAAGCCGCCGCTCAACTCATCAAGCAGAAGCGCGCCGAGGGCCTCACGCAGTTCCTTCCTCAACCTCCGAGCGGGTGGACCGCCGAGGACGCCTCCTCGCAGGCGATGGCCGCTTCCTTCTTCGGCGGCGGCGTCACCGCCGAACGCGTCTACTCGAAGGGCGACGCGCAGATCACCATCAAGATCCTCACCGACTCGCCCCTC from Opitutales bacterium ASA1 encodes the following:
- a CDS encoding Gfo/Idh/MocA family oxidoreductase; its protein translation is MTPLNRRQFLAGSAALGAAALFSKRSVRAASSPDKLRLGLIGCGGRGYGAVVDALVADRHTELVAIADLFPDRLEVMHEQISRGLAGRARRDVYGFAESDVERWMQERVKVSPEHRFSGFDCHEKLCSLPEVDIVLMAPPPVFRPLHLESALRHGKHVFMEKPVCVDAVGARKMLELAKVADEKKLCVVAGTQRRHQAGYLEGMKRLHDGQIGDIVAAQCYWLQDGYIGANLKAKELPHDEMAYQIRNWLVYVWSCGDHIVEQHMHNIDVVLWAIGRMPDSSVAQGGRGVDLPMPAYGNRYSHFAAEFDFGGGLRAASYCRQEPGTYSRVSESIVGTKGVLEFNGRNTRILGEKAWKFEGEETDPYVQEHIDLIAAIRSGTHLNETRDVTLSSAVAVLGRESAYTGRAIKFDWLMERSQQDLTPKEWAWGPKPIDPLPVPGKTPLV
- a CDS encoding thioredoxin domain-containing protein; this translates as MSSGSARNRLSEASSPYLLQHADNPVHWQEWGDEAFARARAEDKPVFLSIGYSTCHWCHVMAHESFENDELAALLNEHFVPIKLDREERPDIDRVYMTFVQATTGHGGWPMSVWLTPDRLPFYGGTYFPPSDRQGRPGFGTILRALARVWREDRARVLSQGEHSFGVLRHYAGRSTESAAGEELDGGAIEQAFGVFWESFDETHGGFGGAPKFPRPAVAQFLLRVHDAAHRQGNAEMRDAARKLAETTLRRMIAGGIHDHLGGGFHRYSVDAFWHIPHFEKMLYDQGQIVCNLVEAWQVSRDRVFEEAIRDTLAYVRRDLSSPDGAFYAAEDADSLRPGGDGHEHGEGAFYVWTAGEIRGVLGSETAELFAAAYGVEERGNAPEGSDPLGEFVDLNTLIVRHDAAALSERFGRSVDDVRATLAEARARLFAVREKRPRPHRDEKIVAAWNGLMISAFARAGAALGDVALVAAAVRAAAFVRDRMWNPDTKVLLRSRTGERTGSAGFAEDYACVVQAALDLYEATLEIRWLQWAEQVQRAMDDRFGDESGGGYFSSSGEDPSVLVRMKEDHDGAEPAPSSLAALNLLRLGRMLHDDALLVRAERTLRAFAGSWKQTPQAMPAMLSALIDRLQPPRQIVLAGAPTDERFVALLAVVRERFLPGAVLLAADGSEGQAWLAERAPWLRGMGLVDGKPAAYVCEDFACQLPVTEPDALRERLASGLR
- the queC gene encoding 7-cyano-7-deazaguanine synthase QueC translates to MQPPEKVVVLCSGGMDSVAALHEARALGHEIRMVLSFHYGSKHNDRELPFAAHHARALGVRHEIVRLDFVDRLFSSALLASGAEIPEGHYEEENMKQTVVPFRNGIMLSIAAGVAESAEATGVVIAAHSGDHAIYPDCREPFMLAMGDAIRLGTYASVRVLRPFIAMTKGEIAARGASLGVDFAQTWSCYKGGELHCGLCGTCVERREAFQLAGLPDPTRYADLAPLPPRPGV
- a CDS encoding 7-carboxy-7-deazaguanine synthase QueE; amino-acid sequence: MRVSEIFHSIQGEGSLTGVPSVFVRTSGCNLRCTWCDTPYASWKPEGPEMSVESIVAEVLRHGSRHVVLTGGEPMIAPGIRDLAAALRAEGRHITIETAGTVPPDGIACDLASLSPKLANSTPADDDPRASGWRERHERLRLRPAIVRAWIEAMRGSGGDFQLKFVVAAPDDLAEIEELLTSIEADLKPAQVFLMPEGTSMEALRSRGSWLVDTCLQRGFRYAHRLHIELFGNKRGT